In Ciona intestinalis unplaced genomic scaffold, KH HT000262.1, whole genome shotgun sequence, a single genomic region encodes these proteins:
- the LOC100185111 gene encoding transcription initiation factor TFIID subunit 8-like has protein sequence MGTEEILTIEMASEVLSPENGFRQSLTMAVAAICLECGFESTENIVLETLTEMLQSYLTEVGNSTRAYYEHSGRTIPTDKDVIFALSEMGFRNKSLLQYSRRGKRINIGQIVKTVDTSNPPVLQVGKSKGFPTYVPENHKYPHFPDPHSYIRTTTGQKPETDYVILREQASAQKRDVERALTRFVARTGRSHPLLPDDKNAFPLIEAQPHLIPYLNALLPSEHETLKLFEATNDQNNEQKEPVRLK, from the exons atgggcACAGAAGAAATATTAACAAT TGAGATGGCTTCTGAGGTGTTAAGCCCCGAAAATGGATTCCGGCAATCTCTAACCATGGCAGTAGCTGCTATATGCCTGGAATGTGGTTTTGAATCGACGGAAAATATAGTTTTGGAAACTTTGACAGAAATGCTGCAAAGCT ACCTCACAGAAGTAGGCAACAGCACTCGTGCATATTATGAACACAGTGGGCGTACCATTCCCACAGACAAGGACGTTATTTTCGCTTTATCCGAAATGGGCTTCAGAAACAAATCTTTGTTGCAATATTCACGAAGgggaaaaagaataaatattggGCAAA ttgttaaaaccgTGGACACTTCTAACCCTCCTGTACTACAAGTTGGCAAGAGCAAGGGTTTCCCAACATACGTGCCCGAGAATCATAAGTACCCACATTTTCCTGACCCTCATTCATATATTAGGACAACG ACGGGTCAAAAACCTGAAACTGACTATGTGATATTGAGAGAACAAGCATCCGCACAGAAGAGAGATGTTGAGCGAGCTTTGACCCGGTTCGTAGCTCGAACCGGGAGAAGCCATCCCTTGCTACCTGATGATAAGAATGCGTTTCCAT TAATAGAAGCACAACCACACCTGATACCTTATTTAAATGCATTACTACCTTCTGAGCATGAAACATTAAAGTTGTTCGAAGCTACCAATGATCAAAATAATGAACAGAAGGAACCGGTAAGATTGAAATGA
- the LOC100181977 gene encoding uracil phosphoribosyltransferase homolog, with protein MPSATCNNYVTAMDEAATSENYEDDDIFAEETRAQLKLIKVNDQVRRLQTIIRDRNTSRSEFVFSSDRLIRLVIEEGLNLLPYKPHTVTTPSNTEYNGIKFDRGNCGVSIIRSGEAMEQGLRDSCRSIRIGKILIQTDDESNQAKVFYAKLPKDIAQRNVLLMYPILSSGNTAVKAIEVLEEHGVSDKRIILLTLFTTPDGADTVLLKYPRIRMLSTEVDGVVPNHFVQKYFGTD; from the exons ATGCCGTCAGCAACATGCAATAATTATGTAACCGCTATGGACGAAGCCGCCACGAGTGAGAATTACGAAGATGATGATATTTTTGCAGAGGAAACCCGAGCGCaattgaaattaattaaagtaaatGACCAAGTTAGACGCCTACAAACAATAATACGAGATAG AAATACAAGTCGAAGTGAATTTGTCTTCAGTTCTGATCGTTTGATCCGACTTGTCATTGAAGAAGGCTTGAATTTGTTGCCATACAAACCACACACGGTTACAACCCCTTCTAATACTGAGTATAATGGAATTAAATTTGATCGCGGAAATTGTGGAGTTAGTATTATTAGAAGTG GTGAGGCCATGGAACAAGGATTAAGAGATTCTTGTCGCTCGATTAGAATCGGGAAGATTTTGATTCAAACAGATGACGAATCAAATCAAGCCAAAGTTTTTTACGCCAAACTACCTAAAGATATTGCTCAACGAAATGTGCTTCTGATGTATCCCATTCTGT CATCTGGCAACACAGCAGTGAAAGCAATTGAAGTTTTAGAGGAACACGGGGTTTCCGATAAAAGGATAATTCTTCTTACATTATTTACTACACCTGATG GTGCTGATACAGTGTTGTTGAAATATCCGAGAATTCGAATGTTATCGACAGAAGTTGATGGTGTGGTCCCAAACCactttgtacaaaaatactttggtaCAGACTGA
- the LOC100182748 gene encoding DNA mismatch repair protein Mlh1 isoform X1: protein MAESGVVVIKRLDETVVNRIAAGEVIQRPANAVKEMIENCLDAGSTTITVSLKSGGLKMLQISDNGHGIRREDMEIVCERFTTSKLKEFDDLKTIATFGFRGEALASISHVAHLSITSRTKDSKCGYKASYLDGRIKGSPRPTAGNTGTQITVEDLFYNVPTRRKAFKSPSEEHQKIADVMTRYALHNSGKSFTLRKTDGDSGPSGGVSVRTQLGSSFVTNIGTLFGSKVAKEVIEVKHYDTQLQLKTFGYISNANCSMKKFVFLLFINNRLVDCSVLKKSLDSVYQSYLPKGSHPFVYLSLEMPTNNLDVNVHPTKHEVHFLHEDEVVTSVQKQVEASLLSCDSSRTFYMQKLLPTNTSKPTGENTKESTKDTTHPTKDKQLPTRVYDHQLVRTDSKLQKLDSFLLKSKNKVVEEPKIPSTPDDIESHDKTSAGLPRKREIRLTSVLQLQDEVKQKSNKDLCLVLHDHTFVGCVEPELALIQHQTKLHLVNTGRLSEQLFYQILLQDFGNFAIFRLTEAAPIYELAMLGLNSEESGWTPADGSKEKLAKYVVNFLVEKAEMLSDYFCLDITKDGMISGIPMLLKQYNPPLHGLPTFVMRLATEVDWESEKSCFDTVCKEIARFYAVKNNFTDSDIFSEEPVVVETDSEWSPWKQMVEHVVFRALRDVIVPMTMGEDGTFLQLANLPDLYKVFERC, encoded by the exons atgGCTGAAAGTGGAGTTGTAGTGATTAAGCGACTCGATGAAACCGTCGTCAACCGAATCGCGGCAGGCGAGGTCATTCAACGTCCCGCAAATGCTGTGAAGGAAATGATCGAGAATTGTCTGGATGCTGGGTCTACTACTATTACT GTTTCGTTGAAATCTGGTGGTTTGAAGATGTTACAGATATCCGATAATGGACATGGGATAAGAAGGGAAGACATGGAGATTGTTTGTGAGAGGTTCACGACAAGTAAACTCAAAGAATTTGATGATTTGAAAACAATCGCAACGTTTGGGTTTCGAGGAGAG GCTTTAGCAAGCATCAGTCATGTCGCGCATCTTTCCATCACAAGTCGTACTAAAGATAGTAAATGTGGGTACAAGGCAAGCTATCTGGATG GTCGTATCAAAGGATCCCCCCGACCCACAGCGGGCAACACTGGCACGCAGATTACTGTGgaagatttattttacaacgtTCCAACGAGAAGAAAAGCGTTTAAAAGTCCGTCAGAAGAACATCAGAAGATAGCTGATGTAATGACGAG ATACGCTTTGCACAACTCCGGCAAATCGTTCACTCTTCGTAAAACAGATGGAGATTCTGGGCCATCAGGGGGGGTTAGTGTGCGGACACAACTTGGTTCGTCATTTGTGACAAATATCGGGACACTGTTCGGGTCTAAGGTCGCCAAAGAGGTCATCGAGGTTAAACATTACGATACGCAACTTCAACTTAAG ACATTTGGTTATATCAGCAATGCCAATTGTTCGATGAAGAAGTTTGTATTTCTATTGTTTATTAACAATCGTCTCGTTGATTGCTCCGTGCTTAAGAAGAGTCTTGACTCTGTGTATCAA TCGTACTTACCAAAAGGAAGTCACCCGTTTGTTTACTTGAGTCTTGAAATGCCGACCAACAATCTTGACGTCAATGTTCATCCAACTAAACATGAG GTTCACTTCTTACACGAGGATGAAGTAGTTACAAGTGTACAGAAGCAAGTGGAAGCTTCATTATTATCGTGCGATTCTTCTCGTACTTTCTATATGCAG AAACTGTTGCCAACAAACACATCAAAACCAACAGGAGAAAACACGAAAGAATCAACAAAAGATACAACACATCCAACCAAGGACAAG CAACTCCCCACAAGAGTATACGACCACCAGCTGGTAAGGACCGACAGCAAGTTACAGAAACTCGATTCATTTCTTCTGAAGTCAAAGAACAAAGTAGTTGAAGAACCAAAGAT ACCATCAACCCCTGATGACATAGAGTCACATGATAAAACTTCGGCCGGGTTGCCACGGAAACGTGAGATCCGACTCACTAGCGTCCTCCAGCTGCAAGATGAGGTCAAGCAAAAGTCAAATAAAG ATTTATGTTTAGTGTTGCACGATCACACTTTTGTTGGTTGTGTTGAACCTGAACTTGCATTGATTCAACACCAAACTAAACTAcatttggtcaacactggaAGATTAAGTGAACAATTATTCTACCAAATATTGCTCCAGGATTTTGGAAACTTTGCTATTTTTCGTCTCACG GAGGCAGCACCGATCTACGAACTTGCAATGCTTGGATTGAACTCGGAGGAATCGGGATGGACACCAGCAGATGGCAGTAAAGAGAAACTTGCGAAATATGTCGTCAATTTCCTCGTTGAAAAAGCTGAAATGTTGAGCGACTATTTCTGCTTGGACATCACAAAG GACGGCATGATCAGTGGCATTCCCATGTTATTAAAGCAATACAATCCCCCCTTGCATGGATTGCCAACCTTTGTAATGAGATTGGCAACTGAGGTTGATTGGGAATCGGAGAAGTCATGTTTTGATACGGTGTGTAAGGAGATAGCAAGGTTCTACGCGGTCAAGAACAATTTCACGGACTCTGACATTTTCTCCGAGGAACCGGTTGTCGTAGAAACTGACAGCGAGTGGTCGCCATGGAAACAAATGGTGGAACACGTGGTGTTTCGTGCGTTGCGTGATGTCATTGTTCCCATGacgatgggggaagatgggacgtttCTACAACTTGCTAATTTACCCGATCTTTATAAAGTGTTTGAACGATGCTGA
- the LOC100182748 gene encoding DNA mismatch repair protein Mlh1 isoform X2: protein MAESGVVVIKRLDETVVNRIAAGEVIQRPANAVKEMIENCLDAGSTTITVSLKSGGLKMLQISDNGHGIRREDMEIVCERFTTSKLKEFDDLKTIATFGFRGEALASISHVAHLSITSRTKDSKCGYKASYLDGRIKGSPRPTAGNTGTQITVEDLFYNVPTRRKAFKSPSEEHQKIADVMTRYALHNSGKSFTLRKTDGDSGPSGGVSVRTQLGSSFVTNIGTLFGSKVAKEVIEVKHYDTQLQLKTFGYISNANCSMKKFVFLLFINNRLVDCSVLKKSLDSVYQSYLPKGSHPFVYLSLEMPTNNLDVNVHPTKHEVHFLHEDEVVTSVQKQVEASLLSCDSSRTFYMQKLLPTNTSKPTGENTKESTKDTTHPTKDKQLPTRVYDHQLVRTDSKLQKLDSFLLKSKNKVVEEPKIPSTPDDIESHDKTSAGLPRKREIRLTSVLQLQDEVKQKSNKDLCLVLHDHTFVGCVEPELALIQHQTKLHLVNTGRLSEQLFYQILLQDFGNFAIFRLTAAPIYELAMLGLNSEESGWTPADGSKEKLAKYVVNFLVEKAEMLSDYFCLDITKDGMISGIPMLLKQYNPPLHGLPTFVMRLATEVDWESEKSCFDTVCKEIARFYAVKNNFTDSDIFSEEPVVVETDSEWSPWKQMVEHVVFRALRDVIVPMTMGEDGTFLQLANLPDLYKVFERC from the exons atgGCTGAAAGTGGAGTTGTAGTGATTAAGCGACTCGATGAAACCGTCGTCAACCGAATCGCGGCAGGCGAGGTCATTCAACGTCCCGCAAATGCTGTGAAGGAAATGATCGAGAATTGTCTGGATGCTGGGTCTACTACTATTACT GTTTCGTTGAAATCTGGTGGTTTGAAGATGTTACAGATATCCGATAATGGACATGGGATAAGAAGGGAAGACATGGAGATTGTTTGTGAGAGGTTCACGACAAGTAAACTCAAAGAATTTGATGATTTGAAAACAATCGCAACGTTTGGGTTTCGAGGAGAG GCTTTAGCAAGCATCAGTCATGTCGCGCATCTTTCCATCACAAGTCGTACTAAAGATAGTAAATGTGGGTACAAGGCAAGCTATCTGGATG GTCGTATCAAAGGATCCCCCCGACCCACAGCGGGCAACACTGGCACGCAGATTACTGTGgaagatttattttacaacgtTCCAACGAGAAGAAAAGCGTTTAAAAGTCCGTCAGAAGAACATCAGAAGATAGCTGATGTAATGACGAG ATACGCTTTGCACAACTCCGGCAAATCGTTCACTCTTCGTAAAACAGATGGAGATTCTGGGCCATCAGGGGGGGTTAGTGTGCGGACACAACTTGGTTCGTCATTTGTGACAAATATCGGGACACTGTTCGGGTCTAAGGTCGCCAAAGAGGTCATCGAGGTTAAACATTACGATACGCAACTTCAACTTAAG ACATTTGGTTATATCAGCAATGCCAATTGTTCGATGAAGAAGTTTGTATTTCTATTGTTTATTAACAATCGTCTCGTTGATTGCTCCGTGCTTAAGAAGAGTCTTGACTCTGTGTATCAA TCGTACTTACCAAAAGGAAGTCACCCGTTTGTTTACTTGAGTCTTGAAATGCCGACCAACAATCTTGACGTCAATGTTCATCCAACTAAACATGAG GTTCACTTCTTACACGAGGATGAAGTAGTTACAAGTGTACAGAAGCAAGTGGAAGCTTCATTATTATCGTGCGATTCTTCTCGTACTTTCTATATGCAG AAACTGTTGCCAACAAACACATCAAAACCAACAGGAGAAAACACGAAAGAATCAACAAAAGATACAACACATCCAACCAAGGACAAG CAACTCCCCACAAGAGTATACGACCACCAGCTGGTAAGGACCGACAGCAAGTTACAGAAACTCGATTCATTTCTTCTGAAGTCAAAGAACAAAGTAGTTGAAGAACCAAAGAT ACCATCAACCCCTGATGACATAGAGTCACATGATAAAACTTCGGCCGGGTTGCCACGGAAACGTGAGATCCGACTCACTAGCGTCCTCCAGCTGCAAGATGAGGTCAAGCAAAAGTCAAATAAAG ATTTATGTTTAGTGTTGCACGATCACACTTTTGTTGGTTGTGTTGAACCTGAACTTGCATTGATTCAACACCAAACTAAACTAcatttggtcaacactggaAGATTAAGTGAACAATTATTCTACCAAATATTGCTCCAGGATTTTGGAAACTTTGCTATTTTTCGTCTCACG GCAGCACCGATCTACGAACTTGCAATGCTTGGATTGAACTCGGAGGAATCGGGATGGACACCAGCAGATGGCAGTAAAGAGAAACTTGCGAAATATGTCGTCAATTTCCTCGTTGAAAAAGCTGAAATGTTGAGCGACTATTTCTGCTTGGACATCACAAAG GACGGCATGATCAGTGGCATTCCCATGTTATTAAAGCAATACAATCCCCCCTTGCATGGATTGCCAACCTTTGTAATGAGATTGGCAACTGAGGTTGATTGGGAATCGGAGAAGTCATGTTTTGATACGGTGTGTAAGGAGATAGCAAGGTTCTACGCGGTCAAGAACAATTTCACGGACTCTGACATTTTCTCCGAGGAACCGGTTGTCGTAGAAACTGACAGCGAGTGGTCGCCATGGAAACAAATGGTGGAACACGTGGTGTTTCGTGCGTTGCGTGATGTCATTGTTCCCATGacgatgggggaagatgggacgtttCTACAACTTGCTAATTTACCCGATCTTTATAAAGTGTTTGAACGATGCTGA
- the LOC113474018 gene encoding transcription termination factor 4, mitochondrial-like, with translation MDKILQCLLRRQLCGKCNYKLKFSTFVSKTSNVLLRPDIHKDILLGKYNLASNAKAKFTSKLYSTDSYATTVEQQLINEFELNQKQADNLLKRFPELNDISAQEFKIKRDYLMHLGLKVGQIKQVLTNSPKIFLTHQLALEKRVNYLLVEIGYTRAALVHLFLSAPAVFNETTEEIYQKHYYVHVDMGQREGWFTEPDTLGLLQYNLQHLTERHLFLSRRGQYIAVDRHGNTKIINPTLKEMFCSNIDNFCNKVAKCEVTEFQLFRKMVEIELKIKEDFTKDSATVVDDDEQSLENDFANNLLKHL, from the coding sequence ATGGATAAAATATTACAGTGCCTGCTGAGAAGACAACTCTGCGGCAAATGTAATTACAAACTAAAGTTCTCAACGTTTGTTTCTAAAACAAGCAATGTATTGCTACGGCCAGATATCCACAAAGACATTTTGCTTGGTAAATACAATCTAGCATCAAATGCAAAAGCAAAATTCACATCAAAACTGTATAGCACTGATTCATATGCAACTACTGTTGAACAACAGCTTATTAATGAGTTCGAACTCAACCAGAAGCAAGCTGACAACTTATTGAAAAGGTTTCCAGAACTGAATGATATCTCTGcacaagaatttaaaatcaagCGTGATTATTTAATGCATCTTGGGTTAAAGGTTGGACAGATTAAACAAGTCCTAACAAACAGTCCAAAGATATTTCTCACACATCAATTGGCGCTTGAAAAAAGGGTGAACTATTTGCTTGTTGAAATTGGTTACACCAGAGCAGCATTGGtgcatttgtttttatcagcACCCGCAGTGTTTAATGAAACAACTGAAGAAATTTATCAGAAACATTACTATGTTCATGTTGACATGGGGCAGAGGGAAGGCTGGTTTACTGAACCCGACACTCTTGGTTTATTGCAGTATAACTTGCAACATTTGACGGAGCGCCATCTCTTTTTGTCCAGGCGAGGGCAGTATATTGCCGTGGATCGCCACGGCAACACAAAAATCATAAACCCGACTCTGAAAGAAATGTTTTGCTCGAACATAGATAATTTCTGTAACAAAGTTGCGAAATGTGAAGTGACAGAGTTTCAGTTGTTCAGGAAAATGGTTGAAAttgagttaaaaattaaagaggATTTTACAAAAGATTCAGCCACAGTGGTTGATGATGACGAACAAAGTTTGGAAAATGATTTTGcaaataatttattgaaacatttataa
- the LOC100184342 gene encoding protein KTI12 homolog, giving the protein MPLVVMCGGPCTGKTTRCGELNKYLNQHHPDVNVVVASDLNIVRDSVFADSRKEIETRGALKSAVERDVSDKNVVIVDSMNYIKGFRYELHCVSKYGRTTYCVIHCAASIQQIYQFNEQKKDGEKYSKEILDGLMQRFEAPNSMSRWDSPLFTINPDDKLPSQDICDAIFKTKKQKPNLSTQNPPLMSPTFVYEADKMLQSIGASILASQKTSGPGDVVSLPDTNETYTISDKLSVADMRRQRKQFLIYLRANPVSDIKQVPKMFLYFLSNSVS; this is encoded by the exons ATGCCACTGGTTGTCATGTGTGGGGGACCATGCACAGGGAAAACAACAAGATGTGGAGAATTGAATAAATACCTCAACCAACATCATCCTGatgttaatgttgttgttgcaagcgatttaaatattgttcGAGATTCTGTTTTTGCCGATTCTCGGAAAGAGATTGAAACAAGAGGCGCGCTTAAATCAGCAGTTGAACGAGATGTTTCCGATAAAAACGTTGTTATTGTcgattcaatgaattatattaAAG GGTTTAGATATGAATTACACTGTGTGTCGAAATATGGGCGAACCACGTATTGCGTAATTCATTGCGCTGCTTCTATTCAACAAATCTATCAATTCaatgaacaaaaaaaagatggagaaaaatattcaaaagaaatattggacg GTTTAATGCAGAGGTTTGAGGCTCCTAACTCCATGTCACGATGGGACTCACCATTGTTTACCATCAACCCTGATGATAAACTACCCTCGCAAGACATATGTGAtgctatatttaaaactaagaaGCAGAAGCCGAACCTTTCCACACAGAATCCCCCTCTTATGTCGCCTACGTTCGTTTACGAAGCAGATAAGATGCTACAG AGCATCGGAGCTTCAATTCTCGCCTCCCAGAAAACCTCCGGACCCGGTGATGTTGTTTCACTCCCGGACACAAACGAAACTTACACGATCTCGGATAAACTATCAGTAGCTGACATGCGTCGTCAACGGAAACAATTCCTTATTTATCTTCGAGCGAACCCGGTGTCTGACATCAAACAAGTCCCGAAGatgtttctgtattttttgtcaaattCTGTCTCATGA
- the LOC100180402 gene encoding coiled-coil domain-containing protein 181-like, with the protein MEESHEKDWEKDLGWLLKDSDKTEKNDENEKENQKEFEKRENTSDGEERTSDAPTTDDDDDDGLTLEGRRELEENTLRNDADEGEEYNVLERLEKANEALKNDSMDESESERERRVIFKPKLVDFEAPPQDYSSSSSSSSDDEAEKVTKTMEDMRLTQQGNETVEINGQKIRKDEKVLIERDGKFELVGASELKAILPPVNGGHPDNVAVVNGNHYNPLPPVKPRPKSAPVRSSKPHPPTSNYRPFSANNAPTTPSSNYTAKTFCYSPELKELMRKRAAAKAAREREEEARRKAEEESARQEAEYAWKCWLERKNEQIKEQRKRERQVAERRRKDNEKNPNEAAEAYSTWLKDKRKQTKKERIEVQQQQIEIDEGWYIRERAECRKAFRQWLRKKNEAARQAQMQDKLLRRQSLKQAREARRAQKLLESIRESQQMKYVEYYGYRF; encoded by the exons ATGGAGGAAAGTCATGAAAAAGATTGGGAGAAGGATCTTGGTTGGCTGCTCAAAGATTCCGACAAGACAGAGAAA AATGATGAAAATGAGAAAGAAAACCAGAAAGAATTTGAAAAGAGAGAAAATACATCAGATG gggAAGAGCGAACATCGGACGCTCCAACCACGGACGACGATGATGATGATGGTTTAACACTAGAGGGCAGAAGAGAGTTGGAGGAAAATACTTTGCGTAACGATGCAGATGAAGGGGAAGAATATAATGTGTTGGAACGACTAGAAAAG GCAAATGAAGCATTGAAGAACGACAGCATGGATGAGAGTGAATCTGAGCGAGAAAGAAGAGTCATCTTTAAACCGAAGTTGGTCGACTTTGAAGCTCCCCCTCAAGATTATTCGTCGTCATCATCTTCCTCTTCAGATGATGAAGCTGA aaaagtaaCGAAAACTATGGAAGACATGAGACTCACGCAGCAGGGAAATGAAACGGTGGAAATTAACGgacaaaaaattagaaaagaTGAAAAAGTTTTGATTGAAAGAGACGGAAAATTTGAACTTGTTGGTGCGAGCGAACTGAAAGCAATACTACCTCCTGTGAATGGGGGTCATCCTGATAACGTAGCAGTTGTCAACGGTAACCATTACAACCCCCTACCACCAGTGAAACCTCGGCCCAAATCAGCCCCAGTGAGAAGCAGCAAGCCACATCCACCCACAAGTAATTATCGACCTTTCTCAGCAAACAACGCACCAACAACACCATCAAGCAATTATACTGCTAAg ACGTTCTGTTACTCTCCGGAGTTGAAAGAGCTGATGAGGAAGAGAGCAGCTGCGAAAGCTGCGAGAGAAAGGGAAGAAGAAGCTCGGAGGAAAGCGGAGGAGGAGTCCGCTCGTCAGGAGGCCGAGTATGCTTGGAAGTGCTGGCTGGAGAGGAAGAATGAGCAGATTAAAGAGCAAAGGAAGAGAGAAAGACAAGTGGCGGAGAGGAGGAGGAAAGATAATGAGAAG AATCCCAATGAAGCTGCCGAAGCTTACAGCACTTGGTTGAAAGACaagagaaaacaaacaaagaaggAAAGGATTGAAGTCCAACAACAGCAGATAGAGATTGACGAAGGATGGTATATTAG AGAAAGAGCTGAGTGCAGGAAAGCGTTTCGTCAGTGGTTGCGCAAGAAGAACGAAGCTGCGCGACAAGCACAAATGCAAGATAAGTTGCTACGACGACAATCCCTTAAACAAGCACGTGAAGCACGGCGTGCACAGAAACTTCTCGAATCAATTCGTGAATCGCAACAAATGAAATACGTTGAATATTATGGATATCGGTTCTAG
- the LOC101242095 gene encoding MORN repeat-containing protein 2-like, translating into MGQKSKEKKDGEEEVPATPSGEFVFPNKDRYKGEFQVNEEGTIVRHGVGTHTTVGGIVFSGTWSHDKLNGNGRVEFPSGAKYEGEMRDSKYDGMGAYTWPNGCVYKGEFVESKLQGNGVFNDHHGQPWVGEFRYKAAPGLKFQLNM; encoded by the coding sequence ATGGGTCAAAAGTCGAAAGAAAAGAAAGACGGAGAAGAAGAAGTACCAGCAACACCTAGTGGGGAGTTTGTGTTTCCGAACAAAGATCGTTATAAAGGAGAATTTCAGGTTAATGAGGAAGGAACCATTGTACGACACGGGGTGGGAACCCACACCACGGTCGGTGGCATCGTGTTCTCTGGCACTTGGAGCCACGACAAGCTGAATGGCAACGGTCGCGTGGAGTTTCCAAGTGGTGCGAAATACGAAGGGGAAATGAGAGACAGCAAGTATGATGGGATGGGGGCTTATACATGGCCTAATGGTTGTGTGTATAAGGGTGAGTTCGTGGAAAGCAAGTTGCAGGGAAACGGGGTTTTCAACGACCACCACGGACAACCTTGGGTTGGAGAGTTCCGATATAAAGCAGCTCCTGGGTTgaaatttcaattaaatatgTGA